Proteins from a single region of Rhinolophus sinicus isolate RSC01 linkage group LG13, ASM3656204v1, whole genome shotgun sequence:
- the FAM217B gene encoding protein FAM217B isoform X2, translating to MNAGPSWNKAPRSYSSGKRQSRPQDRPVSSQRKSIRVGVSPAADDELEESISPTGKADRSPAGPRCQGASGNKLFLDFQSMKLITEDADGDSASDLSDSERVPIPPSPLTPPELHLRAEEIDPVSFDLHPDPGHARRDYYYPDFLPPPFRSWDLRDMAVLLNAERRAGAVPRTGGLLGKYIHRLVQLEWLQLQTIQGERGKGARAKAAATPGTAGALKSPGRSKLMASALSRPHQEGAPKSGPSRKKGFHREEGHPSYYTFETPPQPLHALSGGRLCPQKLTLDMRTEDKKKKSGRGGRLQCWDLSGSDSSSKMESNGNIRIPKQSALGLDAGDCYKACKTQAYANLKKKGNAHNCGHATLSSEKKLKTNGGKQSTHKFK from the coding sequence ATGAATGCTGGCCCATCTTGGAACAAAGCGCCACGTTCTTATTCTTCTGGAAAAAGGCAGAGCAGACCCCAGGACCGCCCTGTTTCTTCCCAGCGGAAAAGCATCCGTGTAGGTGTCTCCCCAGCTGCTGACGATGAACTTGAGGAAAGCATTTCCCCAACAGGAAAAGCCGACCGGAGTCCAGCGGGTCCCAGGTGTCAGGGGGCCTCCGGGAACAAGTTGTTTCTTGACTTTCAGTCAATGAAACTCATCACAGAAGACGCTGATGGGGACAGTGCCAGCGATCTCTCTGACTCGGAGCGCGTTCCcatccctccttctcccctcacGCCTCCCGAGCTCCATCTTCGCGCGGAAGAAATCGACCCGGTTTCCTTCGATCTGCACCCAGACCCGGGCCATGCAAGGCGGGACTACTATTACCCCGACTTCCTTCCACCGCCTTTCCGCTCCTGGGACCTGCGGGACATGGCTGTGCTTCTGAACGCCGAGCGCAGAGCCGGGGCCGTGCCGCGCACAGGGGGCCTGCTGGGCAAGTACATCCATAGGCTCGTTCAGCTCGAGTGGCTGCAGCTCCAAACCATCCAGGGCGAAAGGGGAAAGGGGGCCAGAGCAAAGGCGGCCGCCACGCCTGGGACCGCAGGGGCTCTGAAAAGCCCCGGGAGAAGCAAGCTGATGGCCAGTGCCCTGTCCAGGCCCCACCAGGAAGGGGCCCCCAAGTCAGGGCCTTCACGGAAGAAAGGCTTTCACCGCGAAGAAGGGCACCCGTCCTATTACACGTTTGAGACTCCGCCCCAGCCCCTCCACGCGCTAAGCGGTGGCAGACTGTGTCCTCAGAAGCTAACCCTGGACATGAGGACAGAGGATAAGAAAAAGAAGTCCGGGAGGGGTGGCAGGCTGCAGTGTTGGGACCTGTCTGGCAGTGACAGCAGCTCTAAGATGGAGAGCAATGGCAACATCCGAATTCCCAAGCAGTCAGCCTTGGGTCTGGACGCGGGGGACTGCTACAAGGCCTGCAAGACACAAGCATATGCAAACcttaagaaaaagggaaatgcaCATAACTGTGGTCATGCCACCCTATCCAgtgagaagaaactgaaaacaaacggAGGGAAGCAAAGCACACATAAATTCAAATAA
- the FAM217B gene encoding protein FAM217B isoform X1: MTISHVIFFKKGNRVNESHQKSKPVFVMTPRIRFISHSAMNAGPSWNKAPRSYSSGKRQSRPQDRPVSSQRKSIRVGVSPAADDELEESISPTGKADRSPAGPRCQGASGNKLFLDFQSMKLITEDADGDSASDLSDSERVPIPPSPLTPPELHLRAEEIDPVSFDLHPDPGHARRDYYYPDFLPPPFRSWDLRDMAVLLNAERRAGAVPRTGGLLGKYIHRLVQLEWLQLQTIQGERGKGARAKAAATPGTAGALKSPGRSKLMASALSRPHQEGAPKSGPSRKKGFHREEGHPSYYTFETPPQPLHALSGGRLCPQKLTLDMRTEDKKKKSGRGGRLQCWDLSGSDSSSKMESNGNIRIPKQSALGLDAGDCYKACKTQAYANLKKKGNAHNCGHATLSSEKKLKTNGGKQSTHKFK, encoded by the exons ATGACGATCagccatgtgatttttttcaagaaaggGAATAGGGTGAATGAGTCTCATCAGAAAAGCAA ACCTGTCTTTGTCATGACACCGAGAATCCGCTTTATTTCTCACAGCGCTATGAATGCTGGCCCATCTTGGAACAAAGCGCCACGTTCTTATTCTTCTGGAAAAAGGCAGAGCAGACCCCAGGACCGCCCTGTTTCTTCCCAGCGGAAAAGCATCCGTGTAGGTGTCTCCCCAGCTGCTGACGATGAACTTGAGGAAAGCATTTCCCCAACAGGAAAAGCCGACCGGAGTCCAGCGGGTCCCAGGTGTCAGGGGGCCTCCGGGAACAAGTTGTTTCTTGACTTTCAGTCAATGAAACTCATCACAGAAGACGCTGATGGGGACAGTGCCAGCGATCTCTCTGACTCGGAGCGCGTTCCcatccctccttctcccctcacGCCTCCCGAGCTCCATCTTCGCGCGGAAGAAATCGACCCGGTTTCCTTCGATCTGCACCCAGACCCGGGCCATGCAAGGCGGGACTACTATTACCCCGACTTCCTTCCACCGCCTTTCCGCTCCTGGGACCTGCGGGACATGGCTGTGCTTCTGAACGCCGAGCGCAGAGCCGGGGCCGTGCCGCGCACAGGGGGCCTGCTGGGCAAGTACATCCATAGGCTCGTTCAGCTCGAGTGGCTGCAGCTCCAAACCATCCAGGGCGAAAGGGGAAAGGGGGCCAGAGCAAAGGCGGCCGCCACGCCTGGGACCGCAGGGGCTCTGAAAAGCCCCGGGAGAAGCAAGCTGATGGCCAGTGCCCTGTCCAGGCCCCACCAGGAAGGGGCCCCCAAGTCAGGGCCTTCACGGAAGAAAGGCTTTCACCGCGAAGAAGGGCACCCGTCCTATTACACGTTTGAGACTCCGCCCCAGCCCCTCCACGCGCTAAGCGGTGGCAGACTGTGTCCTCAGAAGCTAACCCTGGACATGAGGACAGAGGATAAGAAAAAGAAGTCCGGGAGGGGTGGCAGGCTGCAGTGTTGGGACCTGTCTGGCAGTGACAGCAGCTCTAAGATGGAGAGCAATGGCAACATCCGAATTCCCAAGCAGTCAGCCTTGGGTCTGGACGCGGGGGACTGCTACAAGGCCTGCAAGACACAAGCATATGCAAACcttaagaaaaagggaaatgcaCATAACTGTGGTCATGCCACCCTATCCAgtgagaagaaactgaaaacaaacggAGGGAAGCAAAGCACACATAAATTCAAATAA
- the PPP1R3D gene encoding protein phosphatase 1 regulatory subunit 3D, protein MFSGLGSAVQPPALGPRKPAPRSLSCLSDLDSGAAREPRLCRPPASPGHAPPPPPAPSGCDPRLRPIIQRRARSLPSSPERRQKATGAPRAACRPGWSQQHRVRFADALGLELTQVKVFNAGDDPSVPLHVLSRLAINSDLCCSGQDLEFTLQCLVPDFLPPIEAADFGERLARQLVCLERVTCSDLGISGTVRVRNVAFEKQVAVRYTFSNWRSTHEAVAKWRGPAGSEGTEDVFAFGFPVPPYVLALGSCVYFALRYRVAGAEYWDNNEGRDYSLTCRNHALHMPRGECEESWIHFI, encoded by the coding sequence ATGTTTAGCGGCTTGGGCTCCGCGGTCCAGCCCCCCGCTCTGGGGCCCCGGAAGCCCGCACCGCGGAGCCTCAGTTGCCTCTCGGACCTGGACAGTGGTGCAGCTCGGGAGCCGCGGCTCTGCCGGCCCCCTGCAAGCCCGGGCCACGCGCCGCCGCCACCGCCCGCGCCGTCAGGCTGCGATCCCCGCCTGCGGCCCATCATCCAGCGGCGGGCGCGCTCGCTGCCCAGCTCTCCCGAACGCCGCCAGAAGGCCACCGGCGCTCCGCGAGCTGCTTGCCGACCGGGCTGGAGCCAGCAGCATCGCGTGCGCTTCGCCGACgcgctgggcctggagctgacaCAGGTCAAGGTGTTCAACGCCGGCGACGACCCGTCGGTGCCACTGCACGTGCTATCGCGGCTAGCCATCAACTCGGATCTATGTTGCAGCGGCCAGGACCTAGAGTTCACCCTTCAGTGCCTGGTGCCCGACTTCCTGCCACCCATCGAGGCCGCCGACTTCGGTGAGCGCCTGGCGCGGCAGCTCGTGTGCCTGGAGCGCGTCACCTGCTCAGACCTGGGCATCAGCGGCACGGTGCGCGTGCGCAACGTGGCCTTCGAGAAGCAGGTGGCTGTGCGCTATACCTTCTCCAACTGGCGCAGCACCCACGAGGCCGTGGCGAAGTGGCGGGGGCCGGCAGGTTCCGAGGGCACCGAGGACGTCTTCGCCTTTGGCTTCCCAGTGCCGCCCTACGTACTGGCGCTTGGCTCCTGCGTGTACTTCGCGCTGCGCTACCGAGTGGCCGGCGCCGAGTACTGGGACAACAACGAAGGCCGTGACTACAGCCTCACGTGCCGCAACCACGCACTGCACATGCCCCGCGGGGAGTGCGAAGAGAGCTGGATCCACTTCATCTGA